One uncultured Hyphomonas sp. genomic region harbors:
- a CDS encoding NAD-dependent epimerase/dehydratase family protein yields the protein MKSVLVCGAGGFIGGHLVRRLKQEGYWVRGVDLKMHEFAETEADDFVVGDLRDQSLVREVVDRKFDEIYQLAADMGGAGYIFTGENDADVMHNSATINLNVLDAAHKRNCKRIFYSSSACMYPAYNQEDPDNPNCREDSAYPAAPDSEYGWEKLFSERLYLSYNRNHGMEARVARYHNIFGPQGTWDGGKEKAPAALCRKIAKAKSGDSIEIWGDGQQTRSFLYVDECLEGTIRLTRSDFEGPVNVGSEEMVTINQLAMMIADVAGKKIELEHIPGPLGVRGRNSENSLISEKLGWSPSQPLKTGLEKTYDWIERQVHSNARAMA from the coding sequence ATGAAATCGGTACTGGTCTGCGGCGCGGGCGGCTTCATCGGGGGACATCTGGTCCGCCGTCTCAAGCAGGAAGGCTATTGGGTGCGCGGCGTCGACCTTAAAATGCACGAGTTCGCCGAGACCGAAGCAGACGATTTTGTCGTCGGGGACCTGCGCGACCAGTCTCTGGTCCGCGAAGTGGTGGACCGCAAGTTCGACGAGATCTACCAGCTGGCCGCCGACATGGGCGGGGCAGGCTATATCTTCACCGGTGAGAACGATGCCGACGTGATGCACAACTCCGCCACGATCAATCTGAACGTTCTGGATGCGGCCCATAAGCGTAACTGCAAGCGCATCTTCTATTCTTCCTCGGCCTGCATGTATCCGGCCTATAACCAGGAAGACCCGGACAATCCGAACTGCCGCGAAGACAGCGCCTATCCGGCCGCGCCGGACAGCGAATATGGCTGGGAGAAACTGTTCTCCGAACGCCTCTACCTCTCCTACAACCGCAATCACGGCATGGAAGCGCGCGTTGCGCGTTACCACAACATCTTCGGGCCGCAGGGCACCTGGGATGGCGGCAAGGAAAAGGCCCCGGCCGCACTCTGCCGCAAGATCGCCAAGGCAAAATCCGGCGACTCGATCGAGATCTGGGGCGATGGCCAGCAGACCCGCTCGTTCCTCTATGTCGATGAATGCCTGGAAGGCACGATCCGCCTGACCCGGTCTGACTTCGAAGGGCCGGTGAATGTCGGGTCTGAGGAAATGGTGACCATCAACCAGCTTGCCATGATGATTGCCGACGTTGCCGGCAAGAAGATCGAGCTGGAGCATATTCCGGGACCGCTGGGCGTGCGTGGCCGCAATTCGGAAAATTCGCTGATCTCTGAAAAGCTTGGCTGGTCGCCGAGCCAGCCGCTGAAAACCGGCCTCGAAAAAACCTATGACTGGATCGAGCGCCAGGTGCATTCCAATGCACGGGCGATGGCCTGA
- a CDS encoding glycosyltransferase family 2 protein: MLSIDVVCPVFREEAAIETFHKALVEATQPLYGEYKFRYIYVVDPSPPDRSAEILQGIAEKTDNVTVLVMSRRFGHQAALIAGIDETRGDAVIMLDSDMQHPPSLIPKLIEEWRGGSEIVQTLRHDDQKISFGKRVTSRMFYGVFERMTGIDLNAGSADFRLLSRKVADVFRTQFREHNPFFRGLVTWVGYRISYVEFVPEKRFAGRSNYSLAALILFATNGIFSFSKLPLRVCIWLGLIFATFSALSGAYYLTVYLFFEDIVVPGWASLFALGAFGLSMNLFFLGVLGEYVGLIFDEVKNRPRYLVGDKFGANADADAGARKETVS, encoded by the coding sequence ATGTTGAGTATTGATGTCGTCTGCCCGGTCTTCCGAGAGGAAGCGGCCATCGAAACCTTCCACAAGGCGCTGGTCGAAGCGACCCAGCCGCTCTATGGCGAGTACAAATTCCGCTACATCTATGTCGTTGACCCGTCCCCGCCGGACCGCAGTGCGGAAATCCTGCAGGGCATCGCCGAGAAGACAGACAACGTCACGGTGCTGGTCATGTCCCGCCGCTTCGGCCACCAGGCTGCCCTGATTGCCGGGATTGACGAGACGCGCGGCGACGCCGTCATCATGCTGGACAGCGACATGCAGCACCCGCCATCGCTGATCCCGAAACTGATCGAGGAATGGCGCGGCGGCTCCGAGATCGTCCAGACGCTCCGCCATGACGACCAGAAGATTTCCTTCGGCAAGCGGGTTACCTCGCGCATGTTCTATGGCGTATTCGAACGCATGACCGGGATCGACCTGAACGCCGGGTCGGCCGACTTCCGCCTCCTGTCCCGCAAGGTGGCCGATGTGTTCCGCACCCAGTTCCGCGAGCACAACCCCTTCTTCCGCGGTCTTGTCACCTGGGTCGGCTATCGTATCTCCTATGTCGAATTCGTGCCGGAGAAACGGTTTGCAGGGCGGTCGAACTATTCCCTCGCCGCGCTCATCCTGTTTGCGACGAATGGCATCTTTTCCTTCTCCAAACTGCCTCTGCGTGTCTGCATCTGGCTTGGCCTGATCTTCGCCACCTTCAGCGCCCTCTCCGGCGCTTACTACCTCACCGTCTACCTCTTCTTCGAAGACATCGTCGTACCCGGCTGGGCGTCGCTGTTCGCGCTCGGCGCCTTCGGCCTGTCGATGAACCTCTTCTTCCTCGGCGTGCTTGGCGAATATGTCGGCCTGATCTTCGACGAAGTAAAAAACCGTCCGCGTTACCTGGTTGGCGACAAGTTCGGCGCCAATGCAGACGCTGACGCCGGGGCCCGCAAGGAGACCGTATCGTGA
- a CDS encoding ChbG/HpnK family deacetylase produces MTEAVSLTPTPGKAAKDGLRLIVHADDFGLSERVNDGVADAHLNGILTSTSIMACAPAFDHAVALAKATPSLDIGVHLTLIEERPLTDPAKIPSLVDETGHFHKHITVFAKLYFRGLINPEEVRLELDAQIARIRESGLAISHLDSHQHVHMLPGILKVAQDLGRKHGIAPMRLPREPVSPYMLASPGGLSRVAQQLVLNHFCRRGGKGFGPTTDRFAGFYFGGKLDTDALLKVIAAMPQTGTCELMCHPGEDDPASDKLHWGYNWAHELSALKADTVKAEVAAKGIELISFRDLA; encoded by the coding sequence ATGACCGAAGCTGTCTCTCTCACGCCGACACCGGGCAAGGCTGCGAAAGACGGCCTGCGCCTGATCGTGCATGCAGACGATTTCGGCCTGTCCGAACGGGTGAATGATGGCGTCGCCGATGCGCATCTCAATGGTATCCTGACCTCCACCTCGATCATGGCCTGCGCGCCGGCCTTCGATCATGCCGTCGCATTGGCGAAAGCGACCCCGTCGCTCGACATCGGCGTCCACCTCACCCTGATCGAGGAACGCCCGCTGACCGATCCGGCGAAAATCCCCAGCCTCGTCGACGAGACCGGCCATTTCCACAAGCACATCACCGTGTTTGCGAAGCTCTATTTCCGGGGCCTGATCAATCCGGAAGAGGTGCGGCTGGAACTGGACGCCCAGATCGCCCGCATCCGCGAGTCCGGTCTTGCGATTTCACACCTCGACAGCCATCAGCACGTCCACATGCTGCCCGGCATTCTCAAGGTCGCACAGGACCTTGGCCGCAAGCACGGCATCGCCCCGATGCGCCTGCCGCGAGAACCGGTCAGCCCCTATATGCTGGCCTCGCCCGGCGGGCTTTCGCGTGTGGCCCAGCAGCTGGTGCTGAACCATTTCTGCCGCCGTGGCGGGAAAGGCTTCGGCCCGACAACGGACCGTTTCGCGGGTTTCTATTTCGGTGGCAAGCTCGACACGGACGCGCTGTTGAAAGTCATCGCGGCGATGCCGCAAACCGGCACCTGTGAACTCATGTGCCATCCGGGGGAAGACGACCCGGCCTCAGACAAGCTCCACTGGGGCTATAACTGGGCGCACGAGCTTTCCGCCCTGAAGGCAGACACCGTCAAAGCGGAAGTCGCCGCAAAAGGGATCGAGCTGATCTCCTTCCGCGATCTCGCCTGA
- a CDS encoding DedA family protein codes for MDQMAAQLIGFAADHPQWIAAMVFVLAFFEFVPFVWVALVGVAALVGPQNVSHLLAVVAAATIGGALGDISLYLIGQKNACRLGRIWPFRKHPSLIEKSEAFCARWGIGAVVIGRFSGPVRAGVPVVAGALKMPAVTFAVASVVAALIAAIVFLVPAAVGAGTLFHLIGLR; via the coding sequence ATGGACCAGATGGCTGCCCAGCTGATCGGCTTTGCTGCCGACCACCCGCAATGGATTGCGGCGATGGTCTTTGTGCTGGCCTTTTTCGAATTCGTCCCTTTTGTGTGGGTGGCACTGGTCGGCGTGGCCGCATTGGTCGGGCCGCAGAATGTCAGCCATTTGCTGGCGGTCGTTGCGGCCGCAACGATCGGCGGGGCGCTGGGCGACATCAGCCTTTACCTGATCGGCCAGAAGAATGCCTGCCGTCTCGGCCGCATCTGGCCGTTCCGCAAACACCCCAGCCTCATCGAAAAGAGCGAAGCCTTCTGCGCCCGCTGGGGCATCGGCGCTGTCGTGATCGGACGGTTCTCCGGCCCGGTCCGGGCAGGGGTGCCGGTGGTGGCAGGCGCGCTGAAGATGCCGGCGGTGACCTTTGCGGTCGCTTCGGTTGTTGCGGCGCTGATTGCGGCAATCGTGTTCCTTGTCCCGGCTGCAGTGGGGGCGGGCACCCTGTTCCATCTGATCGGACTTCGCTGA
- a CDS encoding polysaccharide biosynthesis protein: MSDLSPDRFDQHVVARTRSFFEGDIAANEARIRDTVTGKRVLIVGGGGSIGSATLRALIRFEPAAIHVIDHSENYLAELVRDLRSGMDLPAGLDLRMWPINFGAPVTERLINSEDPYDIVMNFAALKHVRSEKDIYSLLQMLDTNVVRQARFKSWIAARGGTTRFFGVSTDKAANPTSLMGATKRLMEDVLFSASPTAGMNVSSARFANVLFSNGSLPQAWLRRIELGQPLAAPRGTRRYFVTRAEAGEICLLASLLGGQDEIIIPRLDPEKELRLLEAIAADVLKLTGFEAVPFEDEAEARHEVASLRKQGKWPLLLTPLDTSGEKPYEEFVGADETSHEIGMESVLAIRHAKAKIGPDFIDRLDALVSDTSGKVQKADVVETIASVIPNFAHVETEKNLDQRM; this comes from the coding sequence ATGAGCGATCTCTCCCCCGACCGGTTCGACCAGCATGTCGTCGCGCGCACGCGCTCCTTCTTCGAAGGCGACATTGCAGCCAATGAAGCCCGCATCCGCGACACTGTAACCGGCAAGCGTGTCCTGATCGTCGGCGGCGGCGGCTCCATCGGCTCGGCCACGCTCCGTGCCCTGATCCGCTTCGAACCAGCTGCCATTCACGTCATCGACCATTCGGAAAACTACCTCGCGGAACTCGTGCGGGACCTGCGCTCCGGCATGGACCTTCCGGCGGGCCTCGACCTGCGCATGTGGCCGATCAATTTCGGCGCCCCGGTCACGGAACGTCTGATCAATTCCGAAGACCCCTACGACATCGTGATGAACTTCGCGGCGCTGAAACATGTGCGCTCCGAGAAGGACATCTATTCCCTCCTGCAGATGCTGGACACGAATGTCGTGCGCCAGGCGCGGTTCAAGTCCTGGATTGCGGCGCGCGGCGGCACCACACGCTTCTTCGGCGTTTCCACCGACAAGGCCGCCAACCCGACCAGCCTGATGGGCGCCACCAAACGCCTGATGGAAGACGTGCTGTTCAGCGCGAGTCCGACCGCCGGCATGAATGTGTCGTCTGCCCGCTTCGCCAACGTCCTCTTCTCCAATGGCAGCCTGCCACAGGCCTGGCTGCGCCGGATCGAGCTTGGCCAGCCGCTGGCCGCGCCGCGCGGTACGCGCCGTTATTTCGTGACCCGTGCCGAAGCGGGCGAGATCTGCCTCCTCGCCTCCCTCCTCGGCGGACAGGACGAGATCATCATCCCGCGCCTCGACCCGGAGAAGGAACTGCGCCTTCTGGAAGCCATTGCGGCAGACGTCCTGAAACTCACAGGTTTTGAAGCCGTCCCGTTCGAGGACGAAGCCGAAGCCCGCCACGAAGTGGCCTCGCTGCGCAAGCAGGGCAAATGGCCCCTCCTCCTCACTCCGCTCGATACCTCGGGCGAAAAGCCCTATGAGGAATTCGTCGGCGCCGATGAGACGTCGCACGAAATCGGCATGGAGAGCGTGCTGGCCATCCGTCACGCCAAGGCGAAGATCGGCCCGGACTTCATCGACCGGCTGGATGCGCTTGTCAGCGACACGTCCGGCAAGGTGCAGAAAGCCGATGTGGTGGAAACCATCGCCTCGGTGATCCCGAACTTCGCGCACGTCGAAACCGAAAAGAATCTCGATCAGAGAATGTAG